AGTTGAAGCATAGTCTAGATAATTACCTTAATAGATTACCTTCTCATATGCCGGTGCATTCTATATCTGAATTAATTCAATTTAATAAAAGCTTAGAAAAAACTTTGAAATATGGTCAAGATAAATTAGAACGTAGAGAAAAGTTTCCTAATACACTAAAAAATCCTGAATATTTAATCTCAAAAATAGAAGACTTATATTTCTCTCAAGAACAAGGAATTGATTATACTTTGAAAAAGTATGAACTTGATGCAATTGTCTTTCCTTCTTATATTGGGTCAACAATTAGTGCGAAAGCCGGGTATCCATCTATTGCTGTACCAGCTGGGTATATGGAAAGTGGAAGACCTTTTGGTATAACTTTTGCAGGCACTGCTTTTAGTGAAGGAGTTTTAATAAAACTTGCATTTGCATTTGAACAGGCAACTAAGTTCCGGAAGGCACCAAAGTTTTATAAAAAGTGAAAATTCCTTTTTCAACAATCGGGCGCGGAATAATAAGCGGCGCCCATATTTAGGTATTAAAATCTTAATGATGAGGGTGAAGCAAATGAAACTAGCTATGAAATATGTCATTCTTTACGTAAACAATTTTGAAAAGTCCATGCATTTCTACAAAGAAATTCTGAAGTTACCTGTCAAAATGCAGCAAGATACATATGTTGAATTTGATACAGGTGCAACAACTCTTTCGATAAATACGCGGCAATCTGTCAAAGAAGAAATAGGATTAAATGTCCCAGAAGCATCTAGTTCAACTCAAACTTTTGAAATTGGATTTGTTGTGGAAGATGTGCCAGCTACAATTGCCAATCTTCGC
The sequence above is a segment of the Solibacillus sp. FSL H8-0523 genome. Coding sequences within it:
- a CDS encoding VOC family protein; amino-acid sequence: MKLAMKYVILYVNNFEKSMHFYKEILKLPVKMQQDTYVEFDTGATTLSINTRQSVKEEIGLNVPEASSSTQTFEIGFVVEDVPATIANLRGQGVPIIKEPVKKPWGQTVAYVADPDGHYIEICTSIE